GGGGTGTTCACGTGCCTTCTCCTGGTGTCGGTGGTGCGGCCATTGCGACTGAGGAGGACCTTCTCCTGGGTATGCCTGCCCGGACAGGCGGAGGGCCAATTTACGACCGGCTGCAGTGCCTGATTTCGACTTCCCGGACGTTACCGAAGCGGTTTCAAGATTGCAAGTAGTAATGGTGGCCAGGTGGTACCAATGATCGGTAACGAACGCCACGGGCAGGGCGGTTCGTCCGTTCCGGGGCGGCATGGCAGAATGGACCACTGGTAATCGGTGCGCTATTGGCTGCCCTCTAACTTCCGGTGGCGCTGACCGAGTCCACGAGCGCCGATCGCCGTATCCCCACGCGGGGTGACGACGCTCAACCCTTATCGCAACAGGAGCGAACACACGTGGCCGTCAAAATCCGGCTTCTGCGGATGGGCAAGATCCGCAACCCGCAGTACCGCATCGTCATCGCCGACTCACGCGTCAAGCGTGACGGCAAGGCGATTGAGTTCATCGGTGTCTACCACCCGAAGGAGGAGCCGTCGCTGATCGAGGTCAAGTCCGACCGCGTGCAGCACTGGCTCTCCGTGGGTGCGCAGCCGACCGAGGCTGTCATCGCCATTCTCTCGAAGACGGGCGACTGGCAGAAGTACAAGGGCCTGCCGGCCCCGCCGCCGCTGCTCGTCAAGGCTGAGAAGCCGAGCCGCATCTCGCGCTACGAGCTCGAGTCGAAGGCCGCCGCCGGGCTGGTCGAGGCCACGCCGGTGAAGACCGCTCCGAAGAAGGCAGAGAAGAAGACCGCCGAGCCCAAGGCCGAGGCCGCTCCGGCCGAGGTGAAGGCCGAGGAGGCCCCGGTTGCGGACGCCGCCGAGTAGCAGCAAGCCTGACGGAGCGCTCCGGCCCGCGCTGGAGCACCTGGTCAAAGGCATCGTGGAGCACCCGGACGATGTCCGGGTGCGTCTCGTCGACGCGCGCCGCGGTGCGCGCCTCGAGGTGCGCGTGCACCCCGAGGACCTGGGCACGGTCATCGGTCGCGGCGGGCGCACTGCGCGCGCGCTGCGCCAGGTGATCGGCTCGGTGGGCGGTAAGGGACTGCGCGTTGACATCGTCGACGCCTGACACTTCCCGCCTGGTCGTCGGCAAGATCATCCGACCGCACGGCGTACGCGGCGAGGTTGTCGTGGACATGCGGACGGACTCTCCCGAGCAGCGCTTCACGATGGGGTCGGTGTACTTCACCGACCCCATCGCGGGGCGCACCCTGAAGCTGGAGTCGGGTCGCTGGCACCAGGGCCGGCTGCTCGCCGTCTTCGCCGAGATCCCGGACCGCAACGCGGCCGAGGACGCGCGGGGGACACTGCTCTGGCTCGACGTCGCCGAGATCGAGGCGCCCGAGGATCCCGACGAGTTCAACGACTTCCAGCTGGTCGGGCTCGACGTCGTCACGGTCGAGGGCGAGCATGTCGGCAAGATTGTTCGCATCGACCACGCTCCCGCGTCCGACCTGCTCGTCATCACCTGGTCCGACGGGCGCATCGTGCTGCTGCCATTCGTCACCTCGATGGTGCCGACCGTCGACATCGCGGGTGGTCGGGTCGTCATCAATCCGCCCGACGGGCTGCTGGATCTGTGACATGCGCGTCGACGTCGTCACGATCTTCCCGGACTATCTAGCCCCGCTGGAGCTCTCCCTGCTCGGCAAGGCCCGCGCCGAGGGACGCCTGGAGCTGGAGGTCCACGACCTGCGGCGGTGGACCTACGACGTGCACAAGACCGTCGACGACTCGCCCTACGGGGGTGGGGCCGGGATGGTAATGCGGCCCGAACCGTGGGGCGAGGCGCTCGACACGCTGGCGAAGCCGCACACCCGGCTCGTCGTCCCCGCGCCGACGGGCGTGCGCTTCACCCAGGCCCTGGCGCACGAGCTGGCGGTCGAGGAGCACCTCCTGTTCGCCTGCGGGCGCTACGAGGGCATCGATCAGCGGGTCATCGACTACGCGTCGGCCCGGATGACGGTGACCGAGGTATCGCTCGGTGACTACGTGCTCTTCGGCGGCGAGGTCGCCGTGCTGGTGATGCTGGAGGCGATGACCCGGCTCATCCCGGGGGTGCTCGGCAACGCCGACTCGCTCTCCGACGAGTCCCACGCGCACGGGCTGCTCGAAGCGCCGATGTACACCAAGCCGGCGACGTGGCGGGAGCTCGACGTGCCCGAGATCCTGCGCTCGGGGGACCACGGTCGGATCGCGCGGTGGCGGCGGGATCAGGCTCTGCTGCGTACCGGTGAGAGAAGGCCGGACCTGATCGCGGACCTGGACCCGGCGACGCTCGACAAGCGTGATGTCGCCACCCTCACCCAGGGCGGATTTCAGGTTCCCGCACGGGGTGTGGCAGAGTGATGAGGTTGCCGTTCGCGGCGCGCTTCCGCGCGTGCGGACGAGGGCCCTGCACCGGACACCCAGGCGACACCCGGGGTGGCTGGAGGGCCAGTAATATTCGCTTTGCATGCTGGTCGCATGCAATGAGCCGCTAAGGAAGCACAGCGATGAATACGCTGGACGTGCTCGATGCCGCATCGGTCCGCACCGACATCCCGAGGTTCCGCGCCGGTGACACCCTGAAGGTGTATGTCCGGGTCGTCGAGGGCAACCGGTCCCGCATCCAGATCTTCGAGGGCATCGTCCTTCGTCGGCAGGGTTCGGGTCTGACCGAGACCTTCACTGTCCGCAAGATCAGCTACAGCGTCGGTGTGGAGCGCACCTACCCGATCAACAGCCCGCAGCTGGACAAGATCGAGGTCGTGACCCGCGGTGACGTTCGTCGCGCGAAGCTCTACTACCTGCGTGATCTTCGTGGCAAGAAGGCCAAGATCAAGGAACTCCGCGACGCCAAGGTCAGCTGAACGACCCATTAGTCGTAAAAAAGCGGATGGTCCGCCGTCGCGAGACGGGGCCATCCGTTTTTTACATTTGAGCACTCCACAAATACCCGCCGAAGGCCTACAGTGCTCCGGTGACCCAGCGGTGGACCGACTACTCCGATACCCCTGACGAACCATCGCGCGACCTCGCCACCCGTGAGCCGGCAGCGGTGACGGGCGAGGTCTGGGGCCGGCGGCGCAAGCGCCGCGGGGGGCGCAGGATGCCGCTCTGGCAGGAGATACCCCTGCTGCTCATCATCGCGCTCGGGCTCGCGGTGCTGGTTCGCACATTCTTCTTCCAGGCGTTCTTCATCCCGTCGGGATCGATGGAGGACACCCTGCGCCGCGACGACCGGGTCATCGTCAACAAGCTCTCCTACGAGTTCGGCGACCCCGAGCGCGGCGACGTCATCGTCTTCAAGGGCCCCGACAACTGGGTCCCGGAGAACGCCGTCGATCCCAACTCGAGCTTCTTCACCCGGCTCGGTCGGGGTCTCGGCGACCTCGTCGGCATCAGCCAGCCGGGGGAGAAGGACTTCATCAAACGGGTCATCGGCCTCCCCGGCGACCATGTCTCCTGCTGCGACGTCAAGGGCAGGATCTATGTCAACGGCATCCCGATCGACGAGCCCTATGTCACCAGCACCAAGGACGCCAACCTCGACACCGCCAAGACCCCGGGGCGCTGCGGACCGCGCGCGTTCGACGAGGTCACCGTCGAGCCGGGCATGCTCTTCGTGATGGGCGACCACCGGCTCGTCTCGCAGGACTCCCGGTGCCAGGGCCAGGTCCCGATCGAGAATGTGATCGGCCCCGCATTCTCCATCGTCTGGCCCGTCAGCCGATGGAATGGTCTCGATGTCGGAGACACGTTTTCCAAGGTCCCGGACGGCCGTGCGAACGCATCTGGGCAGGTCAGTCCAGGTGACCCCGCACCACTGGGTGCACTGCTCGCCGGGGCCGCGGTGATGTTGCCCTGGGCGACGGCGCGCCGGGTCCGCGCGCTCAAAGGTGAGTCACGTAGGCTTCGGCCGTGATTGACGAGCAGACGAAGCCCAGTAAGCACGCCAAGAAGAGTGGCGGCTCATTCTGGAAGGAACTCCCGATCCTGCTGGGCGTGGCCCTATTGGTCGCGTTCCTGGTCCGGGCGTTCGTCGTGCAGACTTTCTATATCCCCTCGCCGTCGATGGAGCACACGCTCGACATCGACGACCGGGTGCTCGTCAACAAGCTCGTCTACGATTTCCGCTCGCCGCACCGCGGCGAGATCATCGTCTTCGAGTCGCCGTTGAGCTGGCGCTCGAACCCCGATGAGAAGGACTTCATCAAGCGCGTCATCGGCGTCGGCGGCGACAAGGTCACCTGCTGCGACGGCAAGGGCCGGATCATGATCAACGGCAAGCCGCTCGACGAGACCTACATCTTCACCGAGGACGGCGTCACCGACCCGGCAGCGACCGAGAACTTCGAGGTGACGATCCCGCCGGGCCGCCTCTGGGTGATGGGTGACCACCGGTCCGCCTCGGGTGACTCGCTCGCCAACTACCGCAAGAACAAGTCCGACCTCAACGCGGCCACGATCGCCGAGGACAAGGTCGTCGGCCGGGCCTTCGTGCTCTTCTGGCCGTTCGACCGGGCGACCTGGCTGACGGTCCCCGAGACCTACGACGACGTGCCCACCTCCGGCAGCTAGGTCGCACGATGACTGAGACCCCTCGCCGCGCCACCAGGGTGCTGCTCGTCGACGGGCTCGGCAGGGTGCTGCTCTTCCACGGAGCCGATCCGGCCGAGCCGGATCGGCCCTACTGGTTCACCCCCGGTGGCGGCCTCGACGAGGGCGAAGAGCCGCGCGTCGCGGCCGCCCGGGAGCTGATGGAGGAGACCGGTCTCGCCATCGACCCGGCGGCGCTCGGCGAGCCGGTCCACCGCGAGGTCGCCCGCTTCTCCTTCGACGGCGTCCGATACCGCCAGGAGCAGGAGTTCTTTCTGCTGCGGGTCGACTCCTTCGAGGTCTCGACGGCCGGGTTCGACGAGATCGAGCGGGATATCATCGACAAGCACCACTGGTGGACGGTGGCAGAGCTCGCGGGCACCGACGAGGTCTACTACCCGTTGGATCTGATCGACGTGTTGCGGCGTGTTTCAAGACATGAGGTGCTCTAGATGCTGGCGTCGCCCAGGACGGTCGTGCGCCGCGAGGGTGGCATCTACGCCCTGGAGCGGGCGCTGCGCCGCCGTGGCTTCGCGGTGGTGGCCGGTGCCGACGAGGCGGGGCGGGGCGCCTGTGCCGGGCCTCTCGTCGCCGCCGCCGTGGTGCTGCCGGAGGGCAAGGCCGGGGAGATCGCCGGCCTGACCGACTCCAAGCTGCTCACCGAGGCGGCTCGGGAACGGATCTTCGTCGAGGTGCAGCGCCGGGCGACGGCCTCCGCCGTCGTGGTGATCCCGCCCGGCGACGTCGACCGGCTCGGGCTCCAGGTCTGCAACCTCGCCGCGCTCCGCCGCGCGCTCGCCACCCTCACCGTACGCCCGCACTACGTCCTCACCGACGGCTTTCCGGTGGACGGTGCGGGCGTTCCCGGACTCGCCGTGTGGAAGGGTGACCAGGTCGCGGCATGTGTGGCCGGTGCCAGCGTCCTCGCCAAGGTGACCCGGGACCGGATCATGGTCGAGCTCGCCGAGACCTACCCGGAGTACGGCTTCGACCAGCACAAGGGCTATTCGACGGCGGAACACATGGCCGCTCTTCGCGCGCACGGGCCCTGCCCCGAGCACCGGCGTTCCTACGCCAATGTCGCTGCGGCCTCGGTCTAAGGAGGCACGATTGGCATCAGATGGGCGCTTCCCGGCCACGCGGGGTACCGTCGGCGTGGCGTTCTGGGAGCGGAGTGCCGGACGCGAGGGTGTGGGGGAAGATGTTGGCATGGAGGACGAGCGATGAGCGCTGAGGATCTCGAAAAGTACGAGACCGAGATGGAGTTGCAGCTCTATCGGGAATACCGCGACATCGTCCGCCAATTCTCCTACGTGGTGGAGACGGAGCGTCGCTTCTACCTCGCCAATCAGGTCGACCTGCATGTGCGGAACTCTGACGGCGAGGTCTACTTCGAGGTGGAGATGCACGACGCGTGGGTCTGGGATATGTACCGCCCAGCGCGTTTCGTGAAGAATGTCCGAGTGATGACCTTCAAGGATGTCAACATCGAGGAGCTGGAGAAGCCGGACATCTCCCTGCCGGCCGACATCTAGCCCGCTGTCCACACGGCTCGGCTGTCCACAGCCGGGCGGGTGTGGAGCTCGACCACACGTCATGCCCGGACGAAGCTCCGGGCATGACGTCTTTTCTGCTGTCGGTCCTGCTGCTCCTCGCCGGTGCCCCGGCACCCCACGACGGCTTCCGCTGGCCGCTCGGCGGCACGCCCGCCGTGGTCCGGCAGTTCTTCCCGCCGCCCGAGCCCTGGCTCCCCGGCCACCGCGGCGTCGACCTCGCCGCCGCGGCGGGAGCGGCCGTTGTCGCGGCCGGTGCCGGGGTCGTCGTCTTCGCCGGTCGCCTCGCCGGCCGGGGAGTGGTCAGCATCGCCCACCCGGGCGGCCTGCGCACCACCTACGAACCGGTGGTGGCGAGCGTCGCGGCCGGTGCGAGCGTCGGCGCCGGCGAGGTGATCGGAGCACTCGCGGGCGGGCACGCGGGCTGCCCGGTCGAAGCCTGCCTGCACTGGGGCGTTCGGCGGGGCGAGGTCTATCTCGATCCGCTCAGCCTGCTCGGGCTCGGCCGGGTCCGGCTCCTGCCCCGACCGCGCGTCGGCGGCCGGTCACAGCAGCTTGGGCAGGCCGGCGGCGAGGGCGGCGTACTCGTCGGGGGTGTTGTAGATCTGCCCGCACAGGCGCAGCAGGCCGGTGCCGTTCCAGGCGGCGATGTTGACCTCGGTGTGCAGCTCGCGGGCGATCCTTCCGAGCAGCTCGTTGGCGTCGGCCCTGGTCGACGCGGTGCCGGGCGGCAGTGGGACCACGCGCATGCTCACCTCGGGCCCGGGATCGGGCAGGTGGGTCACGCCGAGCGCCTCGGCGACGACCCGCTGCCCCTCGGCGACGAGCCGCACGTTGCGGTCGCGGGAGGCGGCGCCGAGCTCGGTGAGCAGCTCCGTCCCGGCCGGTGCGGCGATCCAGCCGCTCACGTCCCGGGTGCCCTGCTGCTCGGCGCTGGCGGGGAAACCGAGCACGGCGCCCCGCGACGGAACCGCCGGTGTCACCCGGTCCCGCCACTGCGGCGCCACGTGCAGCAGCGCGGTGCCCCGGGGGGCGTAACCCCACTTGTGCAGGTTGCCGACCCAGAAGTCCGCGCCGAGCGAGGTGACCGGGGTCGAGAGCATGCCCGGTGAGTGGGCCGCGTCGGCATGCAGCGCCACGCCCGAGCCCGCAAGGGCCGCGGCGATCGCGGTGATCGGGAAGAGTTTGGCCGTCGCGGAGGCGATGTGGTCGATGATCATCAGCTTGGTACGCCCAGGGCGCACCGCGGACACCAGCGCCGCCACGATCTCGGCGTCGGTGGCGTCGAGCCCGATCGCCACGGTGGTCACGATCACGCCCCGCTGCCGCCGCAGCTCGTCGAGCGCCACCCCCACCGCGTTGTAGAGGTGGTCGGTGACGATGACCTCGTCGCCCTCGCCGAGCGCCATGGTGTTGAGCACGATCGCGGTGCCGCTCGTGGCGTTGGCGACGAAGGCGCAGCCCTCCCGATCCGCGCCGAGGAAGTCGGCGAGCCGATCGCGCGCGTCGACGACGAGGGCTTCGCCGTCGCGGTCGTAGAAGGCCATCGGGTTCCACTCGACGAGATCGCGGACGCGCTGCTGTTCACGCTGGACGCGCAGCGGCACGGCGCCGAAGGATCCGTGGTTGAGGTGGGCGACGCCGGGATCCATGCTGAAGAGTTCTCGCATAGACCATCTTAACCGTTCGGCGACGCCTCACGCTCGCGGATGTGCCTGCTTATAGGCCGCCCGGAGCCGCTCAACTGATACATGCGTATAGATCTGTGTGCTGGCGAGCGAGGCGTGCCCGAGCACCTCCTGCACGCTGCGGAGATCCGCGCCGCCCTCCAGCAGATGGGTGGCGGCCGCGTGCCGGAGCCCGTGCGGTGACGTGTGCGGCACCCCCGCCGCGGTCGCCGCCGCGGCCACGACCCGGCGGGCCACGGCCGGCTGCAGCGGACCGCCTTTCGCCCCGAGGAGCAGCAGGTCGGCGCTGGCCGGGGTGGCGAGCTCGGGACGGCCCAGCTCCAGCCAGTCGGCGATCGCCACCGCGGCGGGTGTGCCGAAGGGCACCGATCGGTCGCGCCCGCCCTTGCCGTGCACCCGGACGACCCGTCGGCTGCTCTCCACATCGCCGAGCCGGAGACCGCAGATCTCGCTGATCCGGGCGCCGGTGGCGTAGAGCAGCTCGACGAGGGCGCGATCCCGCCGGGCGATCGGGTCGTCGGCCGTCGTCGTGGCGGTGACGAGCGCGGCGGCCTGCTCGGGGCGCAGCACGTCGGGCAGCTCGCGATGCGCCTTCGGGCCGACGAGCCGCAGCCCCGGATCCACGGTCGAGAGCCCGTTCTGCCGGGCCCAGGCGGTGAAGGTGCGGATCGACGCCGTATGCCGCGCCTGCGACGTCCGCGCCGAACCCTCGCTCTGCCGGACGGCGAGCCAGGCCCGCAGCACGCCGAGGTCGAGCCCGCTGATCGCGGCGACTCCCCGGCCGACCGCGAAGTCGAGCAGGTGCACCGCGTCCGAGACATAGGCGCGCACCGTCTCCGGCGAGCGGCCCGCCACCATGCCGAGGTGGCGGGCGAAGTCGTCGACGGCGTCCCGCAGGTCCGGCGGCAGCGCCTCGTGCCGCTCGCGTGTGCTGCTCATCGAGGTAGACGATAGCCCTCCTCGGACTCCGCGAGGACTCCTCTGGTGACGAGCGACGGCAGGCGTCCGGCCGCCGCTCGCAGCGGCACACCGGCGATCTGGGCGAGCTTGGCGGCGGTGGCCGAACCTCGGGCGGGCAGGGCGTCGACGAGCATCCTCTCGAGGTCGTCGAGCGCGTCGTGGAGACGGTCGGGACCGCTCGCCGGGATCGAGAGCTGGCCGATCGGGCCGACCTCCTCCAGCACCTGCGCGACGCTGGCGACGAGCCGGAAACCGTCCACCCGCAGCGCCTCGTGGCACCCGACCGACATGGCCGAGGTCACCGGGCCCGGCACCACCATCGGCCGTCGACCGAGCAGCCGGGCCCGGCCCAGCGTCTGCCGGGCTCCGCTGCGCGCCGACGCCTCCACCATCACGGTGCCCCGGGTCAGCGCGGCGATGACCCGATTGCGGATGAGAAAACGGTGCTTGTGGGCCATCGAACCCGGCGGCCACTCGCTGATCAGCAGCCCGTCGTCGGCGATCCGGTCGAAGAGGCCGGTGTGCGCGACCGGATAGGCCCGGTCGAGCCCGCAGGCGAGGACCGCCGCGGTCACCCCGCCCGCGGTCAACGCACCCCGGTGCGCGGCGGCGTCGATGCCGAAGGCGCCGCCGGAGACGACGGTCCAGCCCTGCTCAGCGAGCGTGAAGGCGAAATCACCGGCGATGTGGTCGCCGTAGGGGGTGCTGGCCCGGGCGCCGACGATCGCGACCGATCTCTCGAAGGCGGCGAGCAGGGTCAGCGGTCCGCGTACCCAGATGCACTGGGGTGGGAAGGTGTCGCGGGCGATCCGGTCACCGCCCTCCCGGCTGATCAGCTTGAGGTCCTCGAGCTGCGGCGGCCACTCCGGGTCCTCGGGCGTGACGATGCGCATGCCCGTCCGGTCGGCGTGCTCCAGGCGGCGAGCCGCGAGTTCCCACGGATCGCCGTTGCCGAGCCGGGCGAGCACGCCCTCACCGAGGGAGCCGGTGCCCCGGATGATCCGATCGAGTGCCTCGACCGGGCCGTGTGCCTGGACCGCCTGGAAGAGTTCCTTACTGCCGGGCTCGGCGACGCTGCCGAGAGCGATCCGGGCGAGGCGGGTCTTGTCGATCATCGGGCTGCTCCTGTTCGCAGGGTGAGGGCGGCGTTGACGTCGTCGCTGGTCGGCCGGTCTCGTCCGGCGAGGTCTGCGAAGGTCCAGGCCAACCGCAGCACGCGGACGTAGCCGCGAGCCGAGATGAGACCCAGATCGATGCGGTGGCGCAGGTCGCGGGTCGCCGACAGCGGCAGGCGCCACGGTGGTTCGTTGAGTTTGGTGCCGGTCGCCGCCGCGTTGACCAGCCAACCCTCCGACCGCCATCGCTCGGCCGCCGCTGCCCTGGCCGTCACGACCCGCTCGCCGACGGTCGCCGACGACTCCCGGATCTGATCGGTGTCGAGCAGCTCGGCAGCGGTCAGCGCGAGCGGGCGCAGGTGGATGTCGATCCGGTCGAGCAGCGGTCCGGAGAGCCGGCCCAGGTAGCGGCGGCGCGCCTGCGGCAGGCACTCGCACTGCTGATCGCCGCCGGGCTTGGCGCAGGGGCACGGGTTGGCGGCGAGGACCAGCTG
This portion of the Allocatelliglobosispora scoriae genome encodes:
- the rpsP gene encoding 30S ribosomal protein S16, with product MAVKIRLLRMGKIRNPQYRIVIADSRVKRDGKAIEFIGVYHPKEEPSLIEVKSDRVQHWLSVGAQPTEAVIAILSKTGDWQKYKGLPAPPPLLVKAEKPSRISRYELESKAAAGLVEATPVKTAPKKAEKKTAEPKAEAAPAEVKAEEAPVADAAE
- a CDS encoding RNA-binding protein — its product is MRTPPSSSKPDGALRPALEHLVKGIVEHPDDVRVRLVDARRGARLEVRVHPEDLGTVIGRGGRTARALRQVIGSVGGKGLRVDIVDA
- the rimM gene encoding ribosome maturation factor RimM (Essential for efficient processing of 16S rRNA), which codes for MRTDSPEQRFTMGSVYFTDPIAGRTLKLESGRWHQGRLLAVFAEIPDRNAAEDARGTLLWLDVAEIEAPEDPDEFNDFQLVGLDVVTVEGEHVGKIVRIDHAPASDLLVITWSDGRIVLLPFVTSMVPTVDIAGGRVVINPPDGLLDL
- the trmD gene encoding tRNA (guanosine(37)-N1)-methyltransferase TrmD, whose product is MRVDVVTIFPDYLAPLELSLLGKARAEGRLELEVHDLRRWTYDVHKTVDDSPYGGGAGMVMRPEPWGEALDTLAKPHTRLVVPAPTGVRFTQALAHELAVEEHLLFACGRYEGIDQRVIDYASARMTVTEVSLGDYVLFGGEVAVLVMLEAMTRLIPGVLGNADSLSDESHAHGLLEAPMYTKPATWRELDVPEILRSGDHGRIARWRRDQALLRTGERRPDLIADLDPATLDKRDVATLTQGGFQVPARGVAE
- the rplS gene encoding 50S ribosomal protein L19, coding for MNTLDVLDAASVRTDIPRFRAGDTLKVYVRVVEGNRSRIQIFEGIVLRRQGSGLTETFTVRKISYSVGVERTYPINSPQLDKIEVVTRGDVRRAKLYYLRDLRGKKAKIKELRDAKVS
- the lepB gene encoding signal peptidase I, producing the protein MPLWQEIPLLLIIALGLAVLVRTFFFQAFFIPSGSMEDTLRRDDRVIVNKLSYEFGDPERGDVIVFKGPDNWVPENAVDPNSSFFTRLGRGLGDLVGISQPGEKDFIKRVIGLPGDHVSCCDVKGRIYVNGIPIDEPYVTSTKDANLDTAKTPGRCGPRAFDEVTVEPGMLFVMGDHRLVSQDSRCQGQVPIENVIGPAFSIVWPVSRWNGLDVGDTFSKVPDGRANASGQVSPGDPAPLGALLAGAAVMLPWATARRVRALKGESRRLRP
- the lepB gene encoding signal peptidase I; protein product: MIDEQTKPSKHAKKSGGSFWKELPILLGVALLVAFLVRAFVVQTFYIPSPSMEHTLDIDDRVLVNKLVYDFRSPHRGEIIVFESPLSWRSNPDEKDFIKRVIGVGGDKVTCCDGKGRIMINGKPLDETYIFTEDGVTDPAATENFEVTIPPGRLWVMGDHRSASGDSLANYRKNKSDLNAATIAEDKVVGRAFVLFWPFDRATWLTVPETYDDVPTSGS
- a CDS encoding NUDIX hydrolase, whose product is MTETPRRATRVLLVDGLGRVLLFHGADPAEPDRPYWFTPGGGLDEGEEPRVAAARELMEETGLAIDPAALGEPVHREVARFSFDGVRYRQEQEFFLLRVDSFEVSTAGFDEIERDIIDKHHWWTVAELAGTDEVYYPLDLIDVLRRVSRHEVL
- a CDS encoding DUF2469 domain-containing protein, with product MSAEDLEKYETEMELQLYREYRDIVRQFSYVVETERRFYLANQVDLHVRNSDGEVYFEVEMHDAWVWDMYRPARFVKNVRVMTFKDVNIEELEKPDISLPADI
- a CDS encoding aminotransferase class V-fold PLP-dependent enzyme is translated as MRELFSMDPGVAHLNHGSFGAVPLRVQREQQRVRDLVEWNPMAFYDRDGEALVVDARDRLADFLGADREGCAFVANATSGTAIVLNTMALGEGDEVIVTDHLYNAVGVALDELRRQRGVIVTTVAIGLDATDAEIVAALVSAVRPGRTKLMIIDHIASATAKLFPITAIAAALAGSGVALHADAAHSPGMLSTPVTSLGADFWVGNLHKWGYAPRGTALLHVAPQWRDRVTPAVPSRGAVLGFPASAEQQGTRDVSGWIAAPAGTELLTELGAASRDRNVRLVAEGQRVVAEALGVTHLPDPGPEVSMRVVPLPPGTASTRADANELLGRIARELHTEVNIAAWNGTGLLRLCGQIYNTPDEYAALAAGLPKLL
- a CDS encoding tyrosine recombinase XerC — its product is MSSTRERHEALPPDLRDAVDDFARHLGMVAGRSPETVRAYVSDAVHLLDFAVGRGVAAISGLDLGVLRAWLAVRQSEGSARTSQARHTASIRTFTAWARQNGLSTVDPGLRLVGPKAHRELPDVLRPEQAAALVTATTTADDPIARRDRALVELLYATGARISEICGLRLGDVESSRRVVRVHGKGGRDRSVPFGTPAAVAIADWLELGRPELATPASADLLLLGAKGGPLQPAVARRVVAAAATAAGVPHTSPHGLRHAAATHLLEGGADLRSVQEVLGHASLASTQIYTHVSVERLRAAYKQAHPRA
- the dprA gene encoding DNA-processing protein DprA — protein: MIDKTRLARIALGSVAEPGSKELFQAVQAHGPVEALDRIIRGTGSLGEGVLARLGNGDPWELAARRLEHADRTGMRIVTPEDPEWPPQLEDLKLISREGGDRIARDTFPPQCIWVRGPLTLLAAFERSVAIVGARASTPYGDHIAGDFAFTLAEQGWTVVSGGAFGIDAAAHRGALTAGGVTAAVLACGLDRAYPVAHTGLFDRIADDGLLISEWPPGSMAHKHRFLIRNRVIAALTRGTVMVEASARSGARQTLGRARLLGRRPMVVPGPVTSAMSVGCHEALRVDGFRLVASVAQVLEEVGPIGQLSIPASGPDRLHDALDDLERMLVDALPARGSATAAKLAQIAGVPLRAAAGRLPSLVTRGVLAESEEGYRLPR